The Acidobacteriota bacterium genome includes a window with the following:
- a CDS encoding transketolase C-terminal domain-containing protein: MTLATWGGMAHLAHQAAREAAIEYEKMVEVVVLSRLAPLDPAPLLASVRRTGALVVAEEGTLSAGVGAEIVARVQEEAFAALRGPVKRVAARDRVIPAARHLEDAVLPQVEEILHACLAAAGAES; the protein is encoded by the coding sequence GTGACGCTGGCCACCTGGGGCGGCATGGCGCACCTCGCCCACCAGGCGGCCCGGGAAGCGGCCATCGAGTACGAGAAGATGGTGGAGGTGGTCGTCCTCTCCCGCCTCGCTCCCCTCGATCCAGCCCCTCTGCTCGCTTCGGTGCGCCGCACCGGAGCGCTGGTGGTCGCCGAGGAGGGCACCCTCAGCGCCGGTGTGGGAGCAGAAATCGTGGCCCGGGTCCAGGAGGAGGCCTTCGCCGCACTGCGGGGCCCCGTAAAGCGTGTGGCGGCCCGAGACCGGGTGATTCCCGCCGCCCGGCACCTGGAAGACGCCGTGCTGCCCCAGGTCGAAGAGATCCTCCACGCCTGCCTGGCAGCCGCCGGGGCGGAGAGCTAG
- a CDS encoding B12-binding domain-containing radical SAM protein, which yields MEALLVWPEFPPTYWSYSYSLRLVGKRCLLPPLPLITVAALLPADWKLRLVDLNAESLSDQQIRAADVVLISGMLAQRRSMHQVIARCRALGVRCAVGGPYATAVPEDFEAADHVFVGEAEGSIGEFCRQLEQGRAPHRFQGLDKPPITDSPVPRYDLLNVDSYLHMALQYSRGCPFSCEFCDIIVMYGRRPRVKAPEQVEAELDAIAATGFRGSVFFVDDNFIGNKKEVRALIPHLRRWQERKDWPFFFYTEASLNLADDEALMKSMVDAGFESVFIGIESPSADSIAEMHKVQNMKGDIADRVHRILEHGMDVWAGFIVGFDSDTPSIFDEQYDLIEKAAIPFAMVGMLQALPGTALTRRLEKEGRLRPHIGTDQFGHVNFDTVLSDKTLVAGYRRLLQKVYEPRAYFDRVRAMLARRPQPRWRRRPTAAQIVSGARALITQGLFAHYRLEYLRFLWKIWRWDSSRLVEALMRAGAGHHFIEYTRKVVAPRLEAILNTESLPALGGGAAAPPAVVCPDESA from the coding sequence ATGGAAGCCCTGCTCGTTTGGCCCGAGTTCCCTCCGACCTACTGGAGCTACTCGTACTCCCTGCGCCTGGTGGGCAAACGCTGCCTGCTGCCGCCGTTGCCCCTGATCACCGTGGCGGCCTTGCTGCCCGCAGACTGGAAGCTGCGCCTGGTCGATCTCAACGCGGAGTCTCTGAGCGATCAGCAGATTCGTGCCGCTGACGTGGTGTTGATTTCCGGCATGCTGGCCCAGCGCCGGTCGATGCACCAGGTCATCGCCCGCTGTCGTGCATTGGGTGTGCGCTGCGCGGTGGGAGGGCCCTACGCCACCGCCGTTCCGGAAGACTTCGAGGCGGCGGACCATGTCTTCGTCGGGGAAGCGGAAGGCTCGATCGGAGAGTTTTGCCGGCAGCTCGAACAGGGCCGGGCGCCTCATCGCTTCCAGGGCCTCGACAAACCGCCGATCACCGACTCTCCCGTGCCGCGCTACGACTTGCTCAACGTGGACTCCTACCTGCACATGGCCCTGCAATATTCGAGGGGTTGCCCTTTTTCCTGCGAGTTCTGCGACATCATCGTCATGTATGGTCGCCGGCCTCGGGTCAAGGCTCCCGAACAGGTGGAGGCGGAACTCGATGCCATCGCCGCGACGGGCTTCCGGGGTAGTGTCTTTTTCGTCGACGACAACTTCATCGGCAATAAAAAGGAAGTCCGGGCGCTGATTCCCCATCTCCGGCGGTGGCAGGAGCGGAAGGACTGGCCCTTTTTCTTCTACACCGAGGCATCGCTCAACCTGGCCGATGACGAAGCCCTGATGAAGTCCATGGTCGATGCGGGTTTCGAAAGCGTGTTCATCGGCATCGAGAGTCCATCGGCGGATTCCATCGCCGAGATGCACAAGGTCCAGAACATGAAAGGGGACATCGCCGACCGGGTTCACCGGATCCTCGAGCACGGCATGGATGTCTGGGCCGGCTTCATCGTCGGCTTCGACTCCGACACGCCATCGATCTTCGACGAGCAGTACGACCTGATCGAAAAGGCCGCGATTCCCTTCGCCATGGTCGGTATGCTCCAGGCGTTGCCCGGCACCGCCCTGACCCGGCGCCTGGAGAAGGAGGGTCGGCTCAGGCCCCACATCGGTACCGATCAGTTCGGCCACGTGAACTTCGACACCGTGCTGTCCGACAAGACCCTGGTGGCGGGTTATCGTCGTCTGCTGCAAAAGGTCTACGAGCCGCGGGCCTACTTCGACCGGGTACGGGCGATGCTGGCCCGGCGGCCCCAGCCTCGATGGCGGCGTCGTCCCACGGCGGCGCAAATCGTCTCGGGCGCGCGGGCCCTGATCACCCAGGGTCTGTTCGCCCACTACCGCCTCGAGTACCTGCGCTTTTTGTGGAAGATCTGGCGCTGGGATTCGAGTCGCCTGGTCGAAGCCCTGATGCGAGCCGGTGCCGGGCATCACTTCATCGAGTACACCCGCAAGGTGGTCGCGCCTCGTCTGGAGGCGATCTTGAACACCGAGTCGCTGCCGGCCCTCGGTGGCGGCGCTGCGGCTCCTCCGGCGGTGGTTTGCCCGGACGAGTCGGCCTGA
- a CDS encoding S8 family serine peptidase, giving the protein MHIPRRLALLLALLPLIGSTALADATIAPSLAARLDEGPAPFLVLLEEDPVPTGVTGTELYGHLTRRAGTSQRSLRAWLDARGIPYRPFYIVNALLVEGDRKLAETLAGRSDVRRLVDDPAVRAVEPVPLGPAPEASTDGVEWGVTMVGAVEVWNRWGSHGEGIVVASMDTGVERTHPAIIAQYRGGTGEGVDHAYSWHDAIDGSDAPWDDHGHGTHTVGTMVGDDGAGNQVGVAPGARWIACRNMDHGVGRPSSYLECMEWTLAPYPPGGDPFTDGRPEMAPQVVNNSWGCPPSEGCDTQVFDEALARLRRAGIWMVAAAGNDGPNCNTVKDPPAISPDVFTVAAVTSARATAWFSSRGPVTVDGSNRAKPQIAAPGDGVRSAVPPDGYASWSGTSMAAPHVAGVGALIWSAAPGLEGLLEISECLVERSASTPVGNFFPQNCGGISHTTYPNYISGWGIVRADAALDLPNGDGDKVADACDCAPGDGGAFAAPVEVTGLDFDDAATLRWDDQSYGAGDGTTYDLLRGTLTDLRARGGVDDATCLAAELTEAATSDPATPPPGDGFHYLVRAANACGSSDWGRASDSTPRSATACDGGP; this is encoded by the coding sequence ATGCACATTCCTCGTCGTCTCGCCCTTCTCCTCGCCCTGTTGCCGCTGATCGGCTCCACCGCCCTGGCGGATGCGACCATCGCTCCCTCCCTGGCCGCCCGCCTCGACGAAGGACCGGCCCCCTTTCTCGTCCTGCTCGAGGAAGATCCCGTCCCCACCGGCGTGACAGGCACGGAACTCTACGGCCATCTCACCCGGCGGGCGGGCACCAGCCAGCGTTCCCTGCGCGCCTGGCTCGACGCACGGGGCATTCCCTACAGGCCTTTCTACATCGTCAACGCCCTGCTGGTGGAGGGCGACCGGAAGCTGGCCGAAACTCTCGCCGGTCGTTCCGACGTCCGCCGGCTGGTGGACGACCCCGCCGTCCGCGCCGTGGAACCGGTTCCCCTGGGCCCGGCCCCGGAGGCATCCACTGACGGAGTGGAATGGGGCGTGACCATGGTGGGAGCGGTCGAAGTGTGGAACCGCTGGGGAAGTCACGGCGAGGGTATCGTGGTCGCCTCGATGGATACCGGAGTCGAGCGGACCCATCCCGCCATCATCGCCCAGTACCGTGGCGGCACCGGCGAGGGGGTGGACCACGCCTACTCCTGGCACGACGCCATCGACGGCTCGGACGCGCCCTGGGACGATCACGGCCACGGCACGCACACGGTGGGCACCATGGTCGGCGACGACGGCGCCGGCAACCAGGTGGGTGTGGCTCCCGGCGCCCGCTGGATCGCCTGCCGCAACATGGACCACGGTGTAGGGCGCCCCTCGAGCTATCTCGAGTGCATGGAATGGACCCTCGCACCCTATCCCCCGGGCGGCGATCCCTTCACCGACGGTCGTCCCGAGATGGCCCCCCAAGTGGTGAACAACTCCTGGGGTTGTCCACCGTCGGAGGGCTGCGACACCCAGGTCTTCGACGAGGCCCTGGCCAGGCTGCGTCGCGCGGGCATCTGGATGGTCGCCGCCGCCGGCAACGACGGGCCCAACTGCAACACGGTGAAGGACCCGCCGGCCATCTCTCCCGACGTCTTCACCGTCGCCGCCGTGACCTCGGCCCGGGCCACCGCCTGGTTTTCCAGTCGAGGGCCGGTGACGGTGGACGGCTCGAACCGGGCCAAACCCCAGATCGCCGCCCCCGGCGACGGTGTGCGGTCGGCCGTACCGCCGGATGGCTACGCCTCATGGAGCGGAACGTCCATGGCCGCCCCCCACGTGGCCGGGGTCGGCGCGCTGATCTGGTCGGCGGCCCCCGGCCTCGAAGGCCTGCTCGAGATCTCCGAGTGCCTGGTGGAGCGCTCGGCGAGCACACCGGTGGGTAATTTCTTCCCCCAGAACTGCGGCGGCATCTCCCACACCACCTACCCCAACTACATCTCCGGGTGGGGCATCGTCCGGGCCGACGCGGCCCTCGACCTGCCCAACGGCGACGGCGACAAGGTGGCCGACGCCTGCGACTGCGCACCGGGCGATGGCGGCGCCTTCGCCGCCCCGGTGGAAGTCACCGGCCTGGATTTCGACGACGCCGCGACCCTGCGCTGGGACGACCAGTCTTATGGGGCGGGAGACGGCACGACTTATGACCTGCTGCGCGGCACACTGACCGACCTGCGGGCCCGGGGAGGCGTCGACGATGCCACCTGCCTGGCCGCGGAACTGACCGAGGCTGCGACAAGCGATCCCGCGACGCCGCCACCGGGGGACGGCTTCCACTACCTGGTCCGCGCGGCCAACGCCTGCGGAAGCTCCGACTGGGGCCGCGCCTCGGACTCCACCCCCCGCTCGGCCACCGCCTGCGACGGTGGTCCCTGA
- a CDS encoding biotin/lipoyl-containing protein, which translates to MQRLFLEREDANSESATLVAWLVADGETVQRHQRICVLETTKATIDMVAPQPGILRHRYPEGSEIAFGTTLGWILEAGEDSPDPEDTRETGGAAETAGLQISRAAARLIEEAGIDPTAIREHGFITEKEVRRHMARSRRQAAPPHPALADIDLEAVSLPPGLGQDDHGRLDPVFLSRLREEGERFRRLHPGEKLQAYRKHGAAIAEDVHLGPGSLLIAPRLVIGPGSRIGAETTADCAEQLAIGALSHFGPGLTVRARCAVFGDNVHAGRGITIGGGGHRDPWAVFAAGNLTFIGDEVFINVCRAVLLGREVFLTMRSIIVTHNIGHSPLEGFENRFAPVILEDRCQVGMGCTLYAGVRIGREAIVGSGSYVLAPVPAGKLAMGVPARVVAEARRPVSAARRRELAREMVEEFGRLLAARGERVERIDGGGGLRIRREGRLHELLYADRADQLPPGDPASDKVYVVLEGSDASPGDGLLLELLPRRARGQATAFGESVREYFRKRGIRFEPGPWRYSGGWL; encoded by the coding sequence ATGCAACGCCTCTTCCTCGAGCGCGAGGACGCCAACTCCGAAAGCGCCACCCTGGTGGCCTGGCTGGTGGCGGACGGCGAAACGGTGCAGCGCCACCAGCGGATCTGCGTGCTGGAAACGACCAAGGCCACCATCGACATGGTCGCCCCGCAGCCCGGTATCCTCCGCCACCGCTACCCGGAGGGCAGCGAGATCGCCTTCGGCACCACCCTGGGATGGATCCTCGAAGCCGGTGAAGACTCGCCCGACCCGGAGGACACCCGGGAAACCGGGGGGGCCGCCGAAACCGCCGGCCTGCAGATCAGCCGTGCGGCGGCAAGGTTGATCGAAGAGGCGGGCATCGATCCCACCGCGATTCGTGAACACGGCTTCATCACCGAAAAAGAGGTCCGCCGGCACATGGCGCGCTCCCGCCGGCAGGCCGCCCCGCCCCACCCGGCCCTCGCCGACATCGACCTCGAGGCGGTTTCTCTGCCACCGGGCCTGGGACAGGACGATCACGGCCGGCTCGACCCCGTCTTTCTCTCCCGCCTGCGGGAGGAGGGCGAGAGATTCCGCCGCCTGCATCCCGGAGAGAAGCTCCAGGCCTACCGCAAGCACGGCGCCGCCATCGCCGAGGATGTCCACCTCGGCCCGGGCAGCCTGCTGATCGCCCCCCGCCTGGTCATCGGCCCCGGCAGCCGCATCGGCGCCGAGACCACGGCCGACTGCGCCGAGCAGCTTGCCATCGGCGCCCTCAGTCACTTCGGCCCGGGGCTGACCGTCAGGGCCCGCTGCGCGGTTTTCGGGGACAACGTCCACGCCGGCCGGGGGATCACCATCGGGGGCGGCGGCCATCGGGATCCCTGGGCGGTCTTCGCCGCCGGAAACCTGACCTTCATCGGTGACGAGGTCTTCATCAACGTTTGCCGTGCCGTGCTGCTCGGGCGCGAGGTCTTTCTCACCATGAGATCGATCATCGTCACCCACAACATCGGCCATTCCCCCCTGGAGGGCTTCGAGAACCGCTTTGCCCCGGTGATCCTCGAAGATCGTTGCCAGGTCGGCATGGGCTGCACCCTCTATGCCGGGGTTCGCATCGGCAGGGAAGCGATCGTCGGCTCGGGCTCCTACGTTCTGGCCCCGGTGCCGGCCGGCAAGCTGGCCATGGGGGTTCCCGCGCGGGTCGTCGCCGAGGCCCGCCGCCCGGTCAGCGCCGCCCGCCGGAGAGAACTGGCCCGCGAGATGGTGGAAGAGTTCGGACGTCTGCTCGCAGCCCGGGGAGAACGGGTGGAGAGGATCGACGGCGGAGGAGGCCTCCGCATCCGGCGCGAGGGACGGCTCCATGAACTGCTCTACGCCGATCGCGCAGACCAGCTCCCGCCGGGAGACCCCGCCAGCGACAAGGTCTACGTGGTCCTCGAAGGCTCGGACGCGAGTCCCGGCGACGGCCTGCTCCTCGAGTTGCTGCCGCGAAGGGCCCGTGGGCAGGCCACGGCCTTCGGTGAAAGTGTCCGGGAATACTTCCGCAAACGGGGGATCCGCTTCGAACCGGGCCCCTGGCGCTATTCGGGAGGGTGGCTCTGA